A section of the Enterobacter sp. C2 genome encodes:
- the epd gene encoding erythrose-4-phosphate dehydrogenase, whose protein sequence is MTLRIAINGFGRIGRNVVRALYESGRRAEIAVVAINELADDAGIAHLLKYDTSHGRFSQRVHHEGGLLFVGHDAIRLLHEPTIDALPWRELEVDVVLDCTGVYGNREHGEAHLSAGAKKVLFSHPGSSDLDATVVFGVNQDDLRPDDRIVSNASCTTNCIIPVIKLLDDAFGIESGTVTTIHSAMHDQQVIDAYHPDLRRTRAASQSIIPVDTKLAAGITRFFPKFNDKFEAIAVRVPTINVTAIDLSVTVSSPVNACQVNQLLQKASREAFHGIVDYTELPLVSTDFNHDPHSAIIDGTQTRVSGAHLIKTLVWCDNEWGFANRMLDTTLAMAAKGFR, encoded by the coding sequence ATGACCCTACGCATCGCGATAAATGGCTTTGGTCGCATCGGGCGTAACGTGGTTCGTGCTTTGTATGAATCCGGACGCCGGGCGGAGATCGCCGTAGTGGCCATTAACGAGCTGGCGGATGACGCAGGCATTGCGCATCTGTTGAAGTATGACACCAGCCACGGCCGCTTTAGCCAGCGTGTTCATCACGAGGGCGGACTGCTATTTGTCGGCCATGACGCGATCCGTCTCCTGCACGAGCCAACCATTGATGCGCTGCCCTGGCGCGAGCTTGAGGTCGACGTGGTGCTGGACTGTACCGGCGTGTACGGCAACCGTGAGCACGGTGAAGCACATTTGAGCGCCGGCGCGAAAAAGGTGCTCTTTTCCCATCCGGGCAGCAGCGATCTCGACGCCACCGTGGTCTTCGGCGTCAATCAGGACGATCTGCGTCCAGACGATCGCATCGTCTCAAACGCCTCCTGCACCACAAACTGTATTATTCCCGTCATCAAGCTGCTTGATGATGCCTTTGGCATTGAGTCGGGGACGGTCACCACCATCCACTCGGCGATGCACGATCAGCAGGTCATTGACGCTTACCATCCGGATCTGCGGCGTACGCGTGCAGCCAGCCAGTCGATCATTCCAGTGGATACCAAGCTTGCGGCTGGCATTACGCGCTTCTTTCCAAAATTTAATGATAAATTTGAAGCCATTGCCGTACGCGTACCGACAATCAATGTCACGGCAATCGACCTCAGCGTGACGGTAAGCAGCCCGGTAAATGCCTGTCAAGTCAACCAGTTGCTGCAAAAGGCGTCACGGGAAGCATTTCATGGTATAGTTGACTATACGGAATTACCGTTGGTCTCAACTGATTTTAACCACGATCCGCACAGTGCCATTATCGATGGCACACAGACGCGGGTCAGCGGTGCACATCTGATCAAAACGCTGGTCTGGTGTGATAATGAATGGGGTTTCGCTAATCGAATGCTCGACACGACGTTAGCGATGGCCGCGAAAGGTTTTAGGTAG
- a CDS encoding PPC domain-containing DNA-binding protein — MTMIPGTSPSSARFYALRLLPGDELLTALRAFTQRHALQAAWIAGCTGSLTDVALRFAARDETTYLHGTFEAISLGGTLELAGEHLHLSVADENGVMTGGHVMPGCTVRTTLELVIGELTTLAFSRQPCAVSGYDELVINAR, encoded by the coding sequence ATGACCATGATCCCCGGCACTTCTCCATCCAGCGCGCGCTTCTATGCCCTGCGTCTGCTTCCCGGCGATGAGCTGCTCACTGCCCTTCGTGCGTTTACCCAGCGTCACGCACTCCAGGCCGCCTGGATTGCTGGCTGCACCGGCAGCCTGACGGATGTGGCGCTGCGCTTCGCCGCCCGCGACGAGACCACTTATCTACATGGCACCTTCGAAGCGATCTCCCTCGGCGGCACGCTGGAGCTGGCCGGTGAGCATCTGCACCTCAGCGTGGCCGATGAGAATGGCGTGATGACCGGCGGGCACGTCATGCCTGGCTGTACGGTTCGCACCACCCTTGAACTGGTGATCGGCGAGCTGACCACCCTCGCCTTCAGCCGCCAGCCCTGTGCTGTTTCGGGCTATGACGAGCTGGTTATTAACGCACGCTAA
- a CDS encoding ECF transporter S component, producing the protein MARRQLASQTLALIVISIAINMIGGQLISLLKLPIFLDSIGTLMSAVLLGPFIGMLTGLLTNLLWGLLTDPIAAAFAPVAMVIGLVAGWLARLGWFRTLPKVIVSGIIITLAVTVVAVPLRTALFGGVTGSGADLFVAWMHSMGQDLLESVAITVLGANLVDKILTAIVVWILLRQLPLRTTRHFPTMAAVR; encoded by the coding sequence ATGGCACGTCGCCAACTCGCCAGCCAGACGCTGGCACTGATCGTTATCTCTATCGCCATCAATATGATCGGTGGCCAGCTAATTAGCCTGCTGAAGCTGCCGATCTTTCTCGACTCTATCGGCACGCTGATGAGCGCCGTGCTGCTGGGGCCGTTTATCGGCATGCTTACCGGCCTGCTGACCAATCTGCTCTGGGGGCTGCTCACCGATCCCATCGCCGCCGCCTTTGCCCCGGTGGCGATGGTGATTGGTCTGGTGGCCGGTTGGCTGGCCCGGCTGGGCTGGTTCCGTACCCTGCCGAAGGTGATCGTCAGCGGCATCATCATTACGCTCGCGGTCACGGTGGTGGCCGTACCGCTGCGTACCGCCCTGTTCGGCGGGGTTACCGGCAGCGGAGCCGATCTCTTTGTCGCCTGGATGCACTCTATGGGCCAGGATCTGCTTGAGTCCGTGGCGATCACCGTGCTCGGGGCCAACCTCGTGGATAAGATCCTCACGGCGATTGTGGTCTGGATCCTGCTGCGCCAGCTGCCGCTGCGCACCACGCGCCACTTCCCCACCATGGCCGCCGTGCGTTAA
- a CDS encoding energy-coupling factor transporter transmembrane component T → MHPFTSLTLWVLAAFSTLLIPAGAALTAWSTAAFASLLFFRATRRRARYVGWLMFSLGAGLWLVHGGWLTEWLSGQPRDPRRWAQAVTLWLRILAVVSTAQLWMHCVPVRQFIRALFASRLPPGLAYLLSGPLLIVEQLKHRLASIHEAQRARGVPLDGRWYQRLRAIPALVLPLTQGALNDLAVRGAALDMRAFRLHRTRTTLWAPKDSALQRAVRYGMVALIVTEAGVWLWLR, encoded by the coding sequence ATGCACCCCTTTACGTCGCTCACGCTGTGGGTGCTCGCCGCATTCTCTACGCTGCTGATACCGGCAGGCGCGGCGCTTACCGCCTGGAGCACTGCCGCCTTTGCCAGCCTGCTCTTTTTTCGCGCCACCCGCAGGCGAGCACGTTACGTCGGCTGGCTGATGTTCTCTCTGGGTGCGGGGCTCTGGCTCGTGCACGGCGGCTGGCTGACAGAATGGCTTAGCGGGCAGCCGCGCGATCCCCGACGCTGGGCACAGGCCGTTACGCTCTGGCTGCGTATTCTGGCAGTCGTCTCGACCGCCCAGCTCTGGATGCATTGTGTGCCGGTCCGGCAGTTTATTCGCGCGTTGTTTGCCAGCCGCCTGCCGCCGGGTCTCGCCTACCTGCTTTCAGGCCCGCTGCTGATCGTCGAGCAACTTAAGCATCGACTAGCCAGCATTCATGAAGCCCAGCGCGCCCGGGGCGTGCCGCTGGACGGACGCTGGTATCAACGGCTGCGGGCGATCCCGGCTCTGGTGCTGCCCCTGACCCAGGGCGCGCTTAACGATCTCGCCGTGCGCGGCGCGGCACTGGATATGCGGGCCTTTCGCCTGCACCGTACCCGCACCACGCTGTGGGCCCCAAAAGACAGCGCCCTTCAGCGTGCCGTGCGCTACGGCATGGTGGCGCTGATCGTCACGGAGGCAGGCGTATGGCTATGGTTACGTTAG
- a CDS encoding ABC transporter ATP-binding protein — protein sequence MVTLEGFCYQPLHASAAPRAYDFHYALPGIVAIIGGNGSGKSTLAQLMAGWYPDFLPGTVSGSGSLLGQPIGTLSLAAQAQTIQLVQQSPYLQLSGCTFSVEEEIAFGPENLCLSEEAILARIDAALTLTDCQPLRHRHPATLSGGETQRVVIACALAMQPKILLLDEAFSRLTPQAMQRMLERLAEWATAQQALIVLFERRLEPVRPLCHQAWQLTTGGLEPLC from the coding sequence ATGGTTACGTTAGAGGGGTTCTGCTATCAGCCGCTGCACGCCAGCGCCGCCCCGCGAGCGTACGATTTTCATTACGCGCTGCCCGGCATAGTGGCGATTATTGGTGGCAACGGCAGCGGGAAAAGCACGCTGGCGCAGCTGATGGCGGGCTGGTACCCGGACTTTCTTCCCGGCACCGTTAGCGGATCCGGCAGCCTGCTTGGGCAGCCGATTGGCACGCTTTCGCTTGCCGCGCAGGCGCAGACCATTCAGCTGGTGCAGCAGTCGCCCTATCTTCAGCTCTCAGGCTGTACTTTTAGCGTGGAAGAGGAGATTGCCTTTGGTCCAGAGAACCTCTGCCTGAGCGAGGAGGCGATCCTTGCTCGCATTGACGCGGCGCTGACCCTGACCGACTGCCAGCCGCTGCGCCACCGTCACCCGGCTACGCTCTCCGGCGGTGAGACGCAGCGCGTGGTGATTGCTTGTGCGCTGGCGATGCAGCCCAAAATCCTGCTGCTGGATGAGGCGTTCAGCCGCCTGACGCCCCAGGCTATGCAGCGCATGCTTGAACGGCTCGCAGAATGGGCCACGGCACAGCAGGCGCTGATCGTGCTGTTTGAACGCAGGCTTGAGCCTGTGCGTCCTCTCTGCCATCAGGCCTGGCAGCTCACGACCGGGGGGCTGGAGCCGCTATGCTGA
- a CDS encoding ABC transporter ATP-binding protein, which produces MLKVEHIDFRWPKTEQRCLRGVSLHLTPGEFVALIGDNGAGKSTLLRIMAGLLAPDAGSVSIQSHALTRLKAQERARLAGVLFQEAENQIVQSEVFAEVAYGLRLQKLPKDEIQRRVKEALTLCHLEEVAQAHPLDLHVAQRRMVAVASLEALAPPLLLLDEPSRDFDDRWLGIFENWLARCRQRGTTVLAISHDYDFIRRNFPRIVRLADGGIAEDHCSL; this is translated from the coding sequence ATGCTGAAAGTAGAACACATCGATTTTCGCTGGCCGAAGACAGAGCAGCGCTGTCTGCGCGGCGTGTCGCTCCACCTGACGCCAGGCGAGTTCGTGGCCCTGATTGGCGATAACGGCGCGGGTAAATCGACACTGCTACGCATTATGGCCGGGCTGCTTGCCCCTGATGCGGGAAGCGTTTCGATCCAAAGCCATGCGCTAACGCGCCTCAAGGCACAGGAGCGTGCAAGGCTTGCTGGCGTGCTGTTTCAGGAGGCTGAGAATCAGATCGTGCAGAGCGAAGTCTTTGCCGAGGTGGCGTATGGCCTGCGGTTGCAGAAGCTGCCTAAGGATGAGATCCAACGAAGAGTCAAAGAGGCGTTAACGCTGTGCCATCTTGAAGAGGTAGCCCAAGCGCATCCACTCGATCTCCACGTTGCCCAGCGTCGGATGGTCGCCGTGGCAAGCCTGGAGGCGCTGGCGCCGCCGCTGCTGCTGCTTGATGAACCCAGCCGCGATTTTGACGATCGCTGGCTGGGTATATTCGAAAACTGGCTGGCACGCTGCCGCCAGCGTGGTACCACGGTGCTCGCCATCAGCCATGACTACGATTTTATCCGCCGTAACTTCCCGCGGATCGTGCGTCTTGCCGACGGCGGCATAGCCGAAGACCACTGTAGCCTGTAA
- the tkt gene encoding transketolase, with protein MSSRKELANAIRALSMDAVQKAKSGHPGAPMGMADIAEVLWRDFLNHNPANPAWANRDRFVLSNGHGSMLIYSLLHLSGYDLPIEELKNFRQLHSKTPGHPEVGYTAGVETTTGPLGQGIANAVGMAIAEKTLAAQFNRPGHDIVDHFTYAFMGDGCMMEGISHEVCSLAGTLKLGKLVAFYDDNGISIDGHVEGWFTDDTAARFEAYGWHVVRGVDGHDADAIKRAVEEAQSVTDKPSLLMCKTVIGFGSPNKAGTHDSHGAPLGDAEIVLTREQLGWKHEPFVIPSDIYAQWDAKEVGTAKENAWNEKFAAYANAFPQEAAEFTRRMKGDMPADFSAKADAFIAKLQANPSKIASRKASQNAIEAFGPLLPEFLGGSADLAPSNLTIWSGSKAINEDAAGNYIHYGVREFGMTAIANGIALHGGFVPYTSTFLMFVEYARNAVRMAALMKQRQVLVYTHDSIGLGEDGPTHQPVEQVASLRLTPNMSTWRPCDQVESAVAWKYGVERHDGPTALILSRQNLAQQERTEQQLADIARGGYVLKDSDGQPQLIFIATGSEVELAVAAWEQLTAEGVKARVVSMPSTDAFDKQDAAYRESVLPKAVSARVAIEAGIADFWFKYTGLNGAIVGMTTFGESAPAEQLFEEFGFTVENVVAKAKALL; from the coding sequence ATGTCCTCACGTAAAGAGCTTGCCAATGCTATTCGTGCGCTGAGCATGGACGCGGTACAGAAAGCCAAATCCGGTCACCCGGGTGCCCCGATGGGTATGGCAGACATCGCCGAAGTCCTGTGGCGTGATTTCCTGAACCACAACCCGGCCAACCCGGCCTGGGCCAACCGCGACCGTTTTGTGCTCTCCAACGGCCACGGCTCCATGCTGATTTACAGCCTGCTGCATCTCTCCGGCTATGACCTGCCTATTGAAGAGCTGAAAAACTTCCGCCAGCTGCACTCAAAAACTCCGGGCCACCCGGAAGTGGGCTACACCGCTGGCGTTGAAACCACCACCGGTCCGCTGGGCCAGGGCATTGCCAACGCCGTAGGCATGGCGATTGCCGAGAAAACGCTGGCAGCGCAGTTCAACCGTCCTGGTCACGACATCGTTGACCACTTCACCTACGCATTCATGGGCGACGGCTGCATGATGGAAGGCATTTCTCACGAAGTGTGCTCCCTGGCCGGTACCCTGAAGCTCGGCAAGCTGGTGGCGTTCTATGACGACAACGGCATCTCCATCGACGGCCACGTTGAAGGCTGGTTCACCGACGATACCGCAGCACGCTTTGAGGCTTACGGCTGGCACGTAGTGCGCGGCGTAGACGGCCACGATGCCGACGCGATCAAACGCGCCGTTGAAGAAGCACAGTCCGTTACCGACAAGCCGTCCCTGCTGATGTGCAAAACCGTCATCGGCTTCGGCTCCCCGAACAAAGCGGGCACCCACGACTCCCACGGCGCACCGCTGGGCGACGCGGAAATCGTTCTGACCCGCGAGCAGCTGGGCTGGAAACACGAGCCGTTTGTTATTCCGTCTGACATCTACGCTCAGTGGGATGCGAAAGAAGTGGGCACCGCGAAAGAGAACGCGTGGAACGAGAAGTTCGCTGCCTATGCCAATGCCTTCCCGCAGGAAGCCGCCGAGTTTACCCGCCGCATGAAAGGCGACATGCCGGCTGACTTCAGCGCGAAAGCAGATGCGTTCATCGCTAAGCTGCAGGCTAACCCGTCCAAAATTGCCAGCCGTAAAGCGTCTCAGAACGCCATTGAAGCCTTTGGCCCGCTGCTACCGGAATTCCTCGGCGGCTCCGCTGACCTGGCACCGTCTAACCTGACCATCTGGTCTGGCTCTAAAGCCATCAACGAAGATGCGGCAGGAAACTACATTCACTACGGCGTGCGCGAGTTCGGCATGACCGCCATTGCCAACGGTATCGCCCTGCACGGTGGTTTCGTGCCGTATACCTCCACCTTCCTCATGTTTGTGGAATATGCCCGTAACGCGGTGCGTATGGCTGCGCTGATGAAGCAGCGTCAGGTGCTGGTCTATACCCACGACTCCATCGGTCTGGGCGAAGATGGCCCGACCCACCAGCCGGTAGAGCAGGTGGCTTCCCTGCGTCTGACGCCGAACATGAGCACATGGCGTCCATGCGATCAGGTTGAATCTGCAGTGGCGTGGAAGTACGGCGTAGAGCGTCACGACGGCCCGACCGCGCTGATCCTCTCTCGTCAGAACCTGGCCCAGCAGGAGCGTACCGAGCAGCAGCTGGCCGACATCGCCCGCGGCGGCTACGTGCTGAAGGACAGCGACGGTCAGCCACAGCTGATTTTCATCGCCACCGGTTCTGAAGTTGAACTGGCTGTTGCCGCATGGGAGCAACTGACTGCGGAAGGCGTGAAGGCGCGCGTGGTCTCCATGCCGTCTACCGACGCGTTCGACAAGCAGGATGCGGCGTACCGTGAATCCGTATTGCCGAAAGCCGTTTCTGCCCGTGTTGCCATCGAAGCGGGTATCGCCGACTTCTGGTTCAAGTACACCGGCCTGAACGGCGCTATCGTCGGGATGACCACCTTCGGTGAATCTGCTCCGGCAGAGCAGCTGTTCGAAGAGTTCGGCTTCACCGTGGAAAACGTGGTGGCGAAGGCGAAAGCGCTACTGTAA
- a CDS encoding M48 family metallopeptidase — protein sequence MKIRQALLALGVAAALTGCQNMDSNGLLSSGAEAFQAYSLSDAQVKALSDESCKELDSKATLAPANSPYRQRLAKIASALGDNINGQAVNYNVYITKDVNAFAMANGCIRVYSGLMDMMNDNEVEAVIGHEMGHVALGHVKRGMQVALGTNAVRVAAASAGGVVGSLSQSQLGDLGEKLVNAQFSQRQEAEADDYSYDLLRKRGINPSGLATSFEKLAQQEAGRQSTMFDDHPASEARAQHIRERMAADGIK from the coding sequence ATGAAAATTCGGCAAGCATTGCTCGCTCTGGGTGTGGCAGCGGCATTAACCGGCTGTCAGAACATGGATTCAAACGGGTTATTAAGCTCGGGCGCTGAGGCCTTCCAGGCCTATTCACTTTCGGATGCACAGGTAAAAGCGCTGAGCGACGAATCCTGTAAAGAGCTGGATAGCAAAGCAACGCTTGCGCCTGCCAACAGCCCCTATCGCCAGCGGCTGGCTAAGATCGCCTCTGCGCTGGGCGACAACATCAACGGCCAGGCGGTGAACTACAACGTCTATATCACCAAAGACGTTAACGCCTTTGCGATGGCCAACGGCTGTATCCGCGTTTACAGCGGACTGATGGATATGATGAATGACAACGAGGTCGAAGCGGTGATCGGCCACGAGATGGGCCACGTTGCGCTCGGTCACGTGAAGCGCGGTATGCAGGTTGCGTTGGGCACTAACGCCGTACGCGTTGCCGCCGCCTCGGCGGGTGGCGTGGTGGGTAGCCTCTCCCAGTCGCAGCTCGGCGATCTTGGCGAGAAGCTGGTGAACGCACAGTTCTCCCAGCGCCAGGAGGCAGAAGCGGATGACTACTCCTACGATCTGCTGCGCAAGCGCGGCATCAATCCGTCAGGCTTAGCCACCAGCTTCGAGAAGCTGGCCCAGCAGGAAGCGGGGCGTCAAAGCACAATGTTTGACGATCACCCGGCCTCCGAGGCCCGTGCACAGCACATTCGTGAACGTATGGCGGCAGACGGGATTAAGTAA
- the speB gene encoding agmatinase, producing the protein MSTLGHQYDNSLVSNAFGFLRLPLNFQPYDSDADWVITGVPFDMATSGRSGSRQGPGAIRQISTNLAWEHCRFPWNFDMRERLNVVDCGDLVYAFGDAREMSEKLQAHAERLLAAGKRMLSFGGDHFVTLPLLRAHAKHFGKMALVHFDAHTDTYSNGCEFDHGTMFYTAPKEGLIDPNHSVQIGIRTEFDKDNGFTVLDACQVNDRSVDDIIAQVKQIVGDMPVYLTFDIDCLDPAFAPGTGTPVIGGLTSDRAIKLVRGLKDLNIVGMDLVEVAPAYDQSDITALAAATLALEMLYIQAAKKEA; encoded by the coding sequence ATGAGCACCTTAGGTCATCAATACGATAACTCTCTGGTATCTAACGCATTTGGTTTTTTACGCCTGCCGCTGAACTTCCAGCCGTACGACAGCGATGCTGACTGGGTTATTACCGGTGTGCCGTTTGATATGGCGACGTCCGGACGCTCCGGTAGCCGTCAGGGCCCGGGCGCTATCCGTCAGATTTCTACCAACCTGGCGTGGGAGCACTGCCGCTTCCCGTGGAACTTCGACATGCGCGAGCGCCTGAATGTGGTTGACTGCGGTGACCTGGTCTACGCCTTCGGTGATGCCCGTGAGATGAGCGAGAAACTGCAGGCCCACGCCGAGCGTCTGCTGGCGGCTGGTAAGCGCATGCTCTCCTTTGGCGGGGACCACTTTGTCACGCTGCCGCTGCTGCGTGCCCACGCAAAACACTTTGGTAAGATGGCGCTGGTGCACTTCGATGCCCACACTGACACCTACTCCAACGGCTGCGAGTTCGATCACGGCACCATGTTCTATACCGCGCCGAAAGAGGGCCTGATCGATCCGAACCACTCGGTGCAGATCGGGATCCGTACCGAATTCGATAAAGACAACGGTTTCACCGTGCTTGATGCTTGCCAGGTCAACGATCGTTCCGTTGACGACATCATCGCTCAGGTGAAGCAGATCGTCGGCGACATGCCGGTCTATCTGACGTTTGATATCGACTGTCTGGATCCGGCCTTTGCTCCGGGTACTGGTACGCCCGTGATTGGTGGCTTGACCTCCGATCGCGCGATTAAGCTGGTACGCGGCCTGAAAGATCTGAATATCGTGGGGATGGATCTGGTGGAAGTCGCTCCGGCGTACGACCAGTCGGATATTACTGCCCTGGCCGCAGCGACCCTGGCGTTAGAGATGCTCTACATCCAGGCTGCTAAGAAAGAAGCGTAA
- a CDS encoding sugar phosphate isomerase/epimerase family protein: MIKFSATLTCRYDTLFSPFTANELEQGLAWLAQSGFDAAELCINDYEEMNVPRLKQRLDHYGLGCTTIATGQARKRDGLSLLANGRAIVERTRQRLSEHIDVAAQLGSHVTIGSLRATDRTLSKTQYMHELAEAMQPCVEQARRCGVTLIVEALNRYEMAHLHSAEDMMTFLTLSDAPENVGVLWDIFHANIEDRDFTQAITTLGSRLRHVHFADSNRAFPGYGHLPVDDIYRALKRAGYAHAISLECLCVPSRQTLIAEGGPLISHLRGL, from the coding sequence ATGATTAAATTTAGCGCGACGCTAACCTGCCGGTACGACACGCTCTTTTCGCCATTTACCGCGAATGAGCTGGAGCAGGGCCTGGCATGGCTGGCGCAAAGCGGTTTCGACGCCGCCGAACTCTGTATTAATGATTATGAAGAGATGAACGTCCCCAGGCTGAAACAGCGGCTGGACCATTACGGGCTGGGCTGCACCACCATCGCAACCGGCCAGGCCCGCAAGCGTGACGGTCTGTCGCTGCTCGCTAATGGCAGGGCGATTGTCGAGCGCACCCGGCAGCGCCTCTCTGAGCATATTGATGTCGCCGCCCAGCTGGGGAGCCACGTTACCATTGGCTCGCTGCGGGCAACGGACCGCACGTTGAGCAAAACGCAGTATATGCATGAGCTGGCCGAGGCGATGCAGCCCTGCGTTGAGCAGGCCAGGCGGTGCGGGGTGACGCTGATCGTTGAAGCGCTTAACCGATACGAAATGGCTCACCTGCACAGCGCAGAGGATATGATGACGTTTTTAACCCTTAGCGATGCGCCAGAAAACGTCGGTGTGCTGTGGGATATTTTCCACGCCAACATTGAGGATCGCGACTTTACGCAGGCGATTACTACCCTCGGATCGCGTCTCAGGCATGTCCACTTTGCCGACTCCAACCGCGCGTTTCCAGGGTATGGTCATCTTCCGGTAGACGACATCTACCGGGCGTTAAAACGCGCTGGCTATGCCCACGCCATCTCGCTGGAGTGCCTCTGCGTCCCGTCGAGGCAAACGCTGATTGCGGAGGGCGGGCCGCTCATTTCCCATCTGCGTGGGCTATAA